One stretch of Glycine soja cultivar W05 chromosome 7, ASM419377v2, whole genome shotgun sequence DNA includes these proteins:
- the LOC114419550 gene encoding chaperone protein dnaJ C76, chloroplastic-like, with protein MMSYLFPLASSSYTHYSIINNKATIASACLPSYIIKKPLGFHPSNLHNKCFSKSNASTSTLTCKALSSSTMMDFDLYDLLGIDSSCDQSQVKVAYRSLQKRCHPDIAGPAGHDMAIILNEAYSILSDPNARLAYDKEQAKSSEFKGFTGRPIYSVWCGSESEQRAIFVDEIKCVGCLKCALLAEKTFAVESVYGRARVVSQWADSPNKIDEAIESCPVNCISVVERSNLAALEFLMSKQPRGNVRVGAAHTAGARVSNIFVDVEKFQTRFQEAMEKANKCSKETDLQRESRMSAIQAIRSISNWLYWQTPRSSSSSSKSEKGMTRVVNKLPEPDISKLRDAVARKKVRDRTRTKHQTPLNFIHPEEYWTPSTHALPSSTRSTTTPTPLEKPSVTTTGQKKTNESDHETYDNQNSPIRWGLPIITALTAVVTVQMHTVESTSKLQQHVAGSLALQIVNSSWLQCTLAAATWYMIGMAITELLSIIGNRNR; from the exons ATGATGTCTTATCTTTTTCCCTTAGCTTCTTCCTCTTACACTCATTATTCCATCATCAACAACAAGGCAACTATTGCATCTGCATGTCTTCCTTCCTACATCATCAAAAAACCACTTGGATTTCACCCTTCAAACCTCCACAACAAGTGTTTCTCTAAGTCCAATGCCTCCACCTCCACTCTCACATGCAAGGCATTATCATCATCAACCATGATGGACTTTGACTTGTATGACCTTCTGGGCATTGACAGCTCTTGTGATCAGTCACAGGTCAAAGTGGCGTATCGCTCTCTTCAGAAGCGCTGCCACCCTGACATTGCTGGCCCTGCTGGCCATGACATGGCTATCATACTCAACGAAGCTTATTCCATTCTCTCTGACCCAAATGCACGCCTTGCCTATGAtaag GAGCAAGCAAAAAGTTCAGAATTCAAAGGCTTCACTGGCAGACCCATATACTCGGTCTGGTGTGGGTCAGAAAGTGAGCAGCGGGCAATATTTGTTGATGAAATCAAATGTGTTGGTTGCCTGAAATGTGCTTTGTTAGCTGAAAAGACTTTTGCTGTTGAATCAGTTTATGGAAGAGCAAGGGTTGTTTCTCAGTGGGCTGATTCCCCAAACAAAATTGATGAGGCAATAGAATCTTGTCCTGTCAATTGCATTTC GGTTGTTGAGAGGTCCAACCTTGCAGCTTTGGAGTTCTTGATGTCCAAGCAGCCACGTGGCAATGTAAGAGTAGGTGCAGCTCACACAGCCGGTGCTCGTGTCTCTAATATATTTGTAGATGTGGAGAAATTTCAGACTAGATTCCAGGAAGCAATGGAAAAGGCTAATAAGTGTTCTAAG GAAACAGACCTCCAAAGAGAATCAAGAATGTCAGCAATTCAGGCAATAAGATCAATTTCCAATTGGTTATACTGGCAAACACCTAGATCAAGTAGTAGCTCATCAAAATCAGAAAAAGGCATGACAAGAGTTGTAAATAAATTGCCTGAACCTGATATCAGCAAGCTCAGAGACGCGGTTGCAAGGAAGAAAGTACGAGATAGGACAAGGACCAAACATCAAACCCCATTAAATTTCATTCATCCTGAGGAGTATTGGACTCCATCAACTCATGCTCTTCCATCTTCAACTAGAAGTACAACTACTCCAACCCCACTTGAAAAGCCTTCAGTTACGACCACAGGacagaaaaaaacaaatgaaagtgaTCATGAAACATATGATAATCAAAATAGCCCTATCAGATGGGGATTACCAATAATTACTGCATTGACTGCAGTGGTTACAGTTCAAATGCACACAGTTGAGTCAACAAGTAAACTGCAACAACATGTAGCTGGTTCTCTAGCTCTGCAAATTGTTAACAGCTCTTGGTTGCAGTGTACCCTGGCAGCAGCTACATGGTATATGATTGGAATGGCAATTACAGAACTTTTGTCCATAATAGGAAATAGAAATAGGTAG